The following are from one region of the Rhipicephalus microplus isolate Deutch F79 chromosome 1, USDA_Rmic, whole genome shotgun sequence genome:
- the LOC142766046 gene encoding biogenesis of lysosome-related organelles complex 1 subunit 4-like has product MEAAAAACTLDGVSPENGETRQLLEELAADYSQFFKVDISNDKRILDEGIDELLARLDEFTGLINTVRSDDTLCLTHTLPDICEKSKGLEQVYNRIDALEQFVGVVRESVDAMEEKVTEAENAFGGSTVMKFLSSLPSPLFAKKPAPQYKKQLRYEEPEIFRCSDYLSTVSADDPLPTSASNFSLETSASDRSVEDDRTPFSPAD; this is encoded by the coding sequence ATGGAGGCTGCCGCTGCAGCTTGCACTCTTGACGGCGTGTCACCCGAAAACGGCGAAACTCGTCAACTCTTGGAGGAACTGGCTGCTGACTACAGTCAGTTCTTTAAGGTGGACATTAGCAATGACAAGCGCATACTGGATGAAGGCATCGACGAGCTGCTGGCGCGGCTAGACGAGTTCACCGGCCTCATCAATACAGTACGTAGCGATGACACTCTCTGTTTGACACACACGCTTCCGGACATCTGCGAGAAAAGCAAAGGTTTGGAACAAGTGTACAACCGAATCGACGCCCTGGAGCAGTTCGTCGGTGTGGTTCGTGAAAGCGTGGACGCGATGGAGGAGAAGGTGACTGAGGCCGAGAACGCCTTCGGTGGCAGCACGGTCATGAAGTTCCTTTCGAGTCTTCCGTCTCCGTTGTTTGCCAAGAAACCCGCTCCGCAGTACAAGAAGCAGCTGCGCTACGAGGAGCCTGAAATATTTCGCTGCTCGGACTATCTTTCAACCGTGTCGGCGGACGATCCGTTGCCGACGAGCGCGTCAAATTTCTCCCTCGAGACATCTGCGAGTGACCGCAGCGTTGAAGATGACCGCACACCTTTTAGTCCAGCCGACTAG